A genomic segment from Tissierella sp. encodes:
- a CDS encoding peptidylprolyl isomerase produces the protein MNKRSIKILVLLLIALVLLVAGGCTKDVGDVKKDVQNNNEQTEGGNDMGLEQLKQPQVGEEVAIITTNHGDIKVRFFPEVAPKAVENFKTHAKDGYYNGVTFHRVMNEFMIQGGDPEGSGRGGESIWGAPFEDEFDLNYHNFRGSLSMANAGPGTNGSQFFIVQKTSVDKSMLDDMAKAGEGSGFSEEVIKAYEELGGTPWLDFRHTVFGQVYEGMDIVDKIASVKVGMNDKPTEAVIMEKVEIVEYK, from the coding sequence ATGAATAAGAGAAGTATTAAGATTTTAGTATTATTACTTATTGCATTAGTGCTTTTAGTAGCAGGAGGCTGCACAAAAGATGTAGGAGATGTTAAAAAAGATGTACAAAATAATAATGAACAGACTGAAGGAGGAAATGATATGGGATTAGAACAGTTAAAGCAACCTCAAGTAGGAGAAGAAGTAGCAATCATTACCACAAACCATGGAGATATTAAAGTGAGATTTTTCCCTGAAGTAGCACCTAAGGCAGTAGAGAATTTTAAAACTCATGCTAAGGATGGATATTATAACGGAGTTACTTTTCATAGAGTAATGAATGAATTTATGATTCAAGGTGGAGACCCAGAGGGTAGTGGTAGAGGTGGAGAAAGTATTTGGGGAGCACCTTTTGAGGATGAATTCGATTTAAACTATCACAATTTTAGAGGCTCTTTATCAATGGCAAATGCTGGACCTGGGACTAATGGAAGTCAATTTTTTATAGTTCAAAAAACATCTGTTGATAAATCTATGTTGGATGATATGGCAAAAGCTGGGGAAGGTTCAGGTTTTTCAGAAGAAGTAATAAAGGCATATGAAGAATTAGGCGGAACACCATGGCTAGATTTTAGACATACTGTATTTGGTCAAGTGTATGAAGGAATGGATATAGTAGATAAAATCGCATCTGTAAAAGTTGGTATGAATGACAAACCAACAGAAGCAGTTATAATGGAAAAAGTAGAAATAGTAGAATACAAATAA